The following proteins are co-located in the Triticum aestivum cultivar Chinese Spring chromosome 1A, IWGSC CS RefSeq v2.1, whole genome shotgun sequence genome:
- the LOC123184595 gene encoding putative disease resistance protein RGA3, producing the protein MAELVATMAIRPLVCMLMNKASSSLLDQYKVMEGMEKQHRILKRKLPAILDVITDAEEQATAHREGAKAWLQELKIVAYKANEVFDEFKYEALRREAKKNGHCTKLGFNVIKLYPTHNRVVFRYKMGRKLCQILQAIEVLIVEMQVFGFKYQPQPPVSKQWRQTDYVIIDPREIVGRSRGKDKKNIVDTLFGQSTNVDLTIVPIVGMGGLGKTTLAQLIYNEPEIQKHFQLLLWVCVSDTFDVNSLAKSIVEASPNKNNDTDKPPLERLKKLVSGQRFLLVLDDVWNREVYKWERLKVCLQHGGMGSAMLTTTRDKQVAEIMGAGRAYNLNILEDCFVKEIIEARAFSSEKEKPVELSKMVDEIVSRCSGSPLAATALGSVLRTKTSVEEWKAISSRSSICTLETGILPILKLSYNDLPSHMKQCFAFCAVFPKDYKIDVDKLIRLWIANGFIPEHKEDNLETIGKHIFIELASRSFFLDIKESKDFGGYYSMRYYPRTTCKIHDLMHDVAISVMEKECVAGTKESNQNEWLLDNTRHLFLLSRNIEGILNHSMEKRSSAIQTLLCNNVVWSSLHHLSKYSSLHALQICMRTEIFLLKPKYLHHLRYLDLSESRIEALPEDISILYNLQMLDLSNCSDLVRLPRQMKYMTSLCHLYTHGCFKLNSMPPELGKLINLRTLTCFVAAITGTDCSDVAELQHLNLGGQLELRRVENVIELEARVANLGNKKDLKELTLRWSYVRDSNVLDNFEPHDGLQVLKIYSYGGKWMCMLQNMVAIHLFHCERLKVLFRCGTSFSFPKLKEITLEHLLDFERWWERNERQEEQIIFPVLDKLFIKYCGKLTALPEPSLLQEPCGGGYRLVRSPFPALKVLELDNLESFQRWNAVEESQGEQILFPQLEKLIIQKCPELLALPEAPLLQEPCSGGGYRLVRSAFPALKVIKMNDLESFQRWDAAAEREYILFPLLEELSIQKCPKLIGLPEAPFLQEPCSGGGYRLVRSAFPALNVLKLNGLESFQRWDGAAEGEHMLFPQLEKVSIQNCPKLIDLPEAPKLSVLEIEDGKQEIFHWVERYLSSLTNLVLKLEYTETTSGAQWTSIVPVDSKEKWNQTSPIAVMKLDCCNSFFGPCALELWDYFVHLEKLEIGRCNVLVHWPREVFQSLVSLRRLAITHCQNLIGYGPPLPGPSAIRSHHLPGLESLLLKNCPCLVEMFNVPASLKKMNIYGCCKLESIFGKQQGMSKSVHGSSCSEAIVRTAVSPANHFCPCLEDLELLGCGSLPAVLHLPPSLETIFIASCFSIQVLTCQLDQLQKPQVVASINVPEPSSAAASKHSLPPRLQSLKIYSCTNMLGGILLPTSLKELCISSNMWLTSLESLSGEHPPSLESLLLHRCGTLASLPNEQQAYGSLKWLRITGCPGIKKLPRCLQQQLGSIDDKELDAHYLVTEFKPFKPKTWKEIPRLVREWRQPTEIGDQSSSSDAFTSDVSDPSMNTEIGDYSLVLALERELFGAYSVG; encoded by the exons ATGGCGGAGTTGGTGGCTACCATGGCGATCCGGCCACTGGTGTGCATGCTGATGAACAAGGCGTCCAGCTCCCTCCTGGACCAGTACAAGGTGATGGAGGGAATGGAGAAGCAGCACAGAATTCTCAAACGCAAGCTTCCAGCCATCCTTGATGTCATCACCGACGCCGAGGAGCAGGCAACGGCACACAGAGAAGGTGCGAAAGCCTGGCTCCAGGAGCTCAAGATAGTGGCATATAAAGCAAATGAAGTCTTTGACGAATTCAAATACGAAGCACTCCGACGTGAAGCCAAGAAGAATGGGCACTGCACCAAGCTCGGCTTCAATGTAATCAAACTCTACCCTACTCACAACCGTGTTGTGTTCCGTTACAAAATGGGTCGCAAGCTTTGCCAGATTCTACAGGCCATCGAGGTACTCATAGTAGAGATGCAGGTCTTTGGGTTCAAGTACCAACCACAACCACCAGTCTCCAAGCAGTGGAGGCAAACAGATTATGTTATCATCGACCCAAGAGAAATTGTTGGCAGATCTAGAGGCAAAGATAAGAAGAATATTGTTGATACACTATTTGGTCAATCTACCAATGTAGATCTCACCATTGTACCCATTGTTGGAATGGGTGGCCTTGGCAAAACCACGTTAGCACAGCTCATATACAATGAACCTGAAATTCAGAAGCATTTCCAGTTGCTACTTTGGGTCTGTgtctctgatacttttgatgtgaaCTCCCTGGCTAAGAGTATAGTTGAAGCATCTCCCAACAAAAATAATGATACAGACAAACCACCACTCGAGAGACTTAAAAAATTGGTTAGTGGACAGAGGTTTCTCCTTGTACTGGATGATGTGTGGAACAGAGAGGTCTATAAGTGGGAAAGGCTGAAGGTCTGTCTTCAACATGGTGGCATGGGTAGTGCAATGTTAACAACAACTCGTGATAAACAAGTCGCTGAAATTATGGGTGCAGGTAGAGCCTACAATCTCAATATTTTGGAGGATTGCTTCGTAAAGGAAATTATTGAGGCTAGAGCATTCAGTTCCGAGAAAGAAAAGCCTGTCGAGTTAAGCAAGATGGTTGATGAGATTGTAAGCAGATGTTCTGGCTCTCCTTTAGCTGCAACTGCACTGGGCTCTGTACTTCGTACCAAGACTAGCGTCGAAGAGTGGAAGGCTATATCATCTAGAAGCAGCATTTGCACTTTGGAAACTGGAATTCTGCCAATATTAAAGCTTAGCTACAATGACTTGCCATCACACATGAAGCAATGCTTTGCCTTTTGTGCTGTATTTCCAAAGGATTACAAAATTGATGTGGACAAGCTGATCCGACTATGGATCGCAAATGGCTTTATCCCAGAGCACAAGGAAGATAATCTTGAAACCATTGGAAAACATATTTTCATTGAGCTTGCCTCAAGGTCATTCTTTCTGGACATAAAGGAAAGTAAAGACTTCGGGGGGTATTATTCCATGAGGTATTATCCCAGAACTACATGTAAAATCCATGATCTCATGCATGATGTTGCAATATCTGTTATGGAAAAGGAATGTGTTGCTGGAACTAAGGAATCAAATCAAAACGAGTGGCTTTTAGATAATACTCGTCACTTATTTTTGTTGAGTAGAAATATAGAAGGTATTTTGAATCATTCTATGGAGAAACGATCCTCTGCTATCCAAACACTATTATGCAATAATGTTGTCTGGAGCTCACTACATCATCTATCAAAGTACAGCTCTTTGCATGCCTTGCAAATCTgtatgagaacagaaatatttctCCTGAAACCAAAGTATCTGCATCACCTGAGGTACCTTGATCTCTCAGAAAGTCGTATCGAAGCACTTCCTGAAGATATAAGTATTCTATATAATTTGCAAATGTTGGACCTTTCCAACTGCTCTGATCTTGTTCGACTTCCGAGGCAAATGAAGTATATGACTTCCCTCTGTCACCTCTACACTCATGGATGTTTTAAATTGAACAGCATGCCTCCAGAACTTGGAAAACTCATTAACCTACGAACACTTACATGTTTTGTAGCAGCAATTACTGGCACTGATTGCAGTGATGTTGCAGAGCTGCAGCATTTAAACCTAGGTGGTCAGCTAGAGCTACGTCGGGTAGAGAATGTTATAGAGTTGGAGGCAAGAGTGGCAAAtcttggaaacaaaaaggatctcAAAGAACTGACTTTAAGATGGAGTTATGTTCGGGACAGCAATGTGCTCGACAATTTTGAACCACATGATGGATTGCAGGTTCTGAAGATATATTCCTATGGAGGCAAGTGGATGTGCATGTTGCAAAACATGGTGGCCATCCATCTTTTTCATTGTGAAAGATTGAAAGTTTTGTTCAGGTGTGGTACATCCTTCAGTTTTCCTAAACTGAAGGAGATTACGCTGGAACATCTGTTGGATTTTGAGAGATGGTGGGAAAGAAATGAGAGGCAAGAAGAACAAATAATATTTCCTGTGCTTGATAAGTTGTTTATTAAGTATTGTGGAAAGTTGACGGCGCTGCCAGAACCATCCTTGCTTCAAGAACCGTGTGGTGGAGGTTATAGGTTGGTACGCTCACCATTTCCTGCCCTAAAGGTACTTGAATTGGACAATTTGGAGAGCTTCCAGAGATGGAATGCAGTTGAAGAGTCTCAAGGAGAACAGATATTGTTTCCTCAGCTTGAGAAACTAATAATTCAGAAATGTCCAGAGTTGTTAGCATTACCAGAAGCACCATTGCTTCAAGAACCGTGCAGTGGAGGTGGTTATAGATTGGTGCGCTCAGCGTTTCCTGCCCTAAAGGTGATCAAAATGAATGACTTGGAGAGCTTTCAGAGATGGGATGCTGCTGCTGAAAGAGAATATATACTGTTTCCTTTGCTTGAGGAACTATCCATTCAGAAATGCCCAAAGTTGATAGGTTTGCCCGAGGCACCATTTCTTCAAGAACCATGTAGTGGAGGTGGTTATAGATTGGTGCGCTCAGCGTTTCCTGCCCTAAATGTACTCAAACTCAATGGCTTGGAGAGCTTTCAGAGATGGGATGGTGCTGCTGAAGGGGAACATATGTTGTTTCCCCAGCTTGAGAAAGTATCAATTCAGAATTGCCCAAAGCTGATAGATTTACCTGAAGCACCAAAACTCAGTGTATTGGAAATTGAAGATGGCAAGCAAGAGATATTCCATTGGGTAGAAAGATATTTGTCTTCGTTGACCAATCTGGTATTGAAGCTAGAGTACACAGAAACAACATCAGGGGCTCAGTGGACTTCAATTGTACCGGTGGACAGCAAGGAGAAATGGAACCAGACATCCCCTATTGCAGTTATGAAGTTAGACTGCTGCAACTCATTCTTTGGACCATGTGCACTAGAGCTGTGGGACTATTTTGTACACCTTGAAAAGTTGGAAATTGGTAGATGCAATGTGCTCGTCCACTGGCCACGGGAAGTGTTCCAAAGCTTGGTATCCTTGAGGAGGTTAGCAATTACACACTGCCAAAATCTGATTGGATATGGACCGCCTCTTCCTGGGCCATCAGCAATAAGGAGTCATCATCTACCAGGTCTGGAGTCTCTTCTATTGAAAAATTGTCCATGTTTGGTAGAGATGTTCAACGTCCCGGCATCTCTCAAGAAAATGAATATTTATGGGTGCTGTAAGCTTGAGTCCATTTTTGGCAAGCAGCAGGGCATGTCAAAGTCAGTTCATGGGTCTTCTTGCAGTGAGGCAATCGTGCGCACTGCTGTATCACCCGCGAATCACTTTTGTCCATGCCTAGAAGATCTAGAGTTACTTGGCTGTGGTAGTTTACCAGCAGTTCTACATCTCCCTCCATCCTTAGAGACCATCTTTATTGCTAGCTGCTTTAGTATTCAAGTCCTGACATGTCAGCTAGATCAGCTCCAGAAACCACAAGTCGTTGCTTCCATCAATGTACCAGAGCCATCATCGGCAGCAGCAAGCAAGCATTCACTTCCTCCTCGTCTCCAATCTCTAAAAATATACTCCTGTACTAACATGTTGGGGGGGATTCTCCTGCCCACGTCCCTCAAGGAACTGTGCATTAGTAGTAACATGTGGTTGACATCTTTGGAGTCTCTGTCAGGAGAGCACCCCCCATCGTTGGAATCCCTTTTGCTTCATAGATGCGGAACCCTTGCATCACTGCCGAATGAGCAGCAAGCATACGGGTCTCTAAAGTGGCTTAGAATTACAGGTTGTCCTGGTATAAAGAAGCTCCCTAGATGCCTGCAGCAGCAACTGGGCAGCATTGACGACAAAGAACTGGATGCCCATTATTTAG TAACAGAATTTAAACCATTTAAACCGAAGACATGGAAGGAAATACCAAGACTTGTTCGTGAGTGGAGGCAGCCTACCGAAATTGGTGATCAGTCATCTTCTTCAGATGCATTTACTTCAGATGTATCAGATCCTTCAATGAACACCGAAATTGGTGACTATTCACTTGTGCTAGCTCTCGAGCGAGAGTTGTTTGGGGCCTATAGTGTAGGGTGA